The Pseudomonas moraviensis genome contains the following window.
TCGGCCACGCGTTTGAGTGGGATCTGGGTCAGGGCTTGCTTCAGGATTGCGTCGTTTTTCACCAGTGCGGAGGCAAATTTGGTGTCGGTCAGGCCGGGCAGCAGGGCGTTGCAGCGGATGCCGAATTGCGCGCATTCCTTGGCGAAGACCTTGGTCATGTTGATGACCGCGGCTTTGGTCACCGAATAAATGCCCTGGAAAATCCCCGGCGAGATGCCGTTGATCGAGGCGACGTTGATGATGCTGCCGCCGCCGTTTTCGCGCATCAGCTTGCCCGCTTCCACCGACATGAAGAAGTAGCCGCGAATATTCACGTCGACGGTCTTCTGGAACGCACCGAGATCGGTGTCGAGCACGTTGCAGAATTGCGGGTTGGTCGCGGCGTTGTTGACCAGGATGTCGAGGCGGCCGAACTGTTCCTTGATCCCGGCGAAGACCTGACTGATCTGCTCCATTTCACCGATGTGGCAGGCTACGGCGGTTGCCTTGCCGCCGGCGGCGGTGATGGCGTCGGCGACGTGTTGGCACCCTTCGAGCTTGCGGCTCGAGACGATCACGTGGGCGCCTTGTTGGGCCAGCAGTTTGGCGATGGCTTCACCGATGCCGCGGCTGGCGCCGGAGACGAAAGCGATTTTGCCGTCGAGGTCGAACAACTGAGTCTTGGACATGGGATTCCCTTGTGAAAAGTCTTGTTATTGGCCCGGATCAGAGGCTGGATTTCTGGATGACCTGCAGGCTCATCTGCTCCAGCAGTTTGTTCATGTGAATGAACTGCGCGAAGCGTTTGTCCTGGGTCTGGCCATGGTAGAAGCGGTAGTAGATCTGCTGCACGATGCCGGCCAGGCGAAACAGGCCGTAGGTGTAGTAGAAGTCAAAGTTGTCGATGCGGATCCCTGAGCGCTCGGCGTAGTAGTCGACGAATTCGCGGCGCGTCAGCATGCCCGGCGCATGGCTCGGCTGGCGACGCATCAATTGCACCGGTGCCGGGTCGCCGGCTTCGATCCAGTAGGCAAGGGTGTTGCCAAGATCCATCAGCGGGTCGCCGAGGGTGGTCAGTTCCCAGTCGAGTACACCGATGATCTGCATCGGGTTGTCCGGGTCGAGGATGACGTTGTCGAAACGGTAGTCGTTGTGGACGATGCTCGACGTCGGGTGGTCGGCCGGCATCTTGTCGTTGAGCCAGGCTTTCACTGTTTCCCAATGCGGGGCGTCCGGGGTCAGGGCTTTCTCGTAACGCTCGCTCCAGCCTTTGATCTGCCGCGCGACGTAGCCTTCGGGCTTGCCCAGATCGCCGAGGCCACAGGCGTTGTAATCGACCCGGTGCAGTTCAACGAAACGGTCGATGAAGCTTTTGCACAGTGCTTCGGTCTTCGCCGAATCGAGGCCCAGTTCCGGCGGCAGTTCGGCGCGCAGGATGATGCCCTTGACCCGTTCCATCACATAGAACTCGGCGCCGATGACGGCTTCGTCGGTGCAGTGCACGTAGGCCTTCGGGCAGTACGGGAAACCTTCGCGCAGTTGATTGAGGATGCGGAACTCACGGCCCATGTCATGGGCGGACTTGGCCTTGTGGCCGAACGGCGGGCGGCGCAGGACGAACTCCTGTTCCGGGTATTCCAGCAGGTAGGTCAGGTTCGAGGCGCCGCCGGGAAACTGGCTGATCCTGGGGCTGCCGGTCAGGCCGGGAATGTGCGCCTTGAGATACGGATCGATCAGGCCGGCATCGAGTTCTTCGCCCGCGCGGATCCGGGTGGACTGGTCAGTAAGCGCCATGCTTATCCCTTCTGCTTATTTTGGAGGCCAGACATCATTGGCTAATCTAATGGCGCGCGGGGTCGGTCACAAGCGCGGGTCGGTCTTATAGGTTCGCGTGTTGCTGAATGATCACCTTTGGAAATGGGTACAACGGGCGTGCAGACAGAACGGGCCGGATCCGCTTGACGGCAGTGAATCCGAGGCTCGCGGCATACTTCAGTGCACGCGCTGGTTGCTGAATCTGGGCGGCAGGGCGACGGGGGTCAACACTGGTTGACCGGAGAAAAACGCCATGAGGTTCTTGCCTACCAGTTCCACGGTGCCCTGAGTGGCCTCGGGAGACAGCCCGGCGACATGAGGCGTCAGCACCACATTGCTGAGGTTTTTCAGCGTGTCGGGCACCTCGGGTTCGTGATCGAAAACGTCCAGCGCAGCTCCGGCGATGCGACGTTGTTCCAGTGCGGAAACCAGTTCCGCCGTGCTGATCACACTGGCTCGCGCGATATTGACGATGAATCCGTTTGGGCCCAGCGCATCAAGCACTGCTCGCGTCACCAGATGTTGAGTACCAATGCCACCGGGCGTGGCAACGACCAGGAAGTCCGAGGCCCGGGCCAGTTCCGTCGGCGTTGAGCAGAATGCGTAGGGCACATCGCTGCGCACCTGGCGATTGTGGTAGCTGATCTGCATGTCGAAACCCAGCTCGGCGCGTTTGGCAATCGCCATGCCCACCGCGCCCAGCCCGAGAATGCCCAGACGTTTGCCCGCCAGGGAGGGCCGCATGATTTTTGGCCATTCACCCCGGCGTACTGCGGCATCGCAGCGCGGGATATCACGCACCAATGCCAGCAGCAGTGCCATTGCATGATCCGCCACCGATGAAGCGTTGACCCCGGCACCGTTGGTGACGGTGATGCCTCGATTACTCGCTGCTTGCAGGTCGACCTGCTCGTACCCCGCACCGATCACCGTGATGATTTTCAAGGCGGGGAGGGCGTTGATTTCGTCGCCTGTCAGGCCCAGCGGGCCGCGAGTGAGCACGGCGTCGATACGACTGCCATGGGTGAGGATGGCTTGCGTACGTTCGGCTGGCGTCGGTGCAAGGATCAGGTGGAATCCCTGATGTTCGAGAATCGGCAGATAGTCGTTGATCGTTTCAACCAGTACCAGAACGGTTGCGGGCATTGCGCGGCTCCTGTGATTGGCGGCGGGTGGGTCGCGAAAGTCGACTCAGAGTGCTGAATCCGCAGCGGCTTGGCAATCGTTGCATTCGCGCAGTGGTGCTTTGATTCTGGACCGCTTCACGCCAGAAGCAAGGGCGCCCGCCCACCGGTGAACCGGTGGGCGGGCGATGTCATTGGGCTGCGTGCGCTTTGCTCTGTTCGGCCAGCGCGATCGGTTTGAAATCATAGGTGGGGTAGAACTCGGTGCGATAGCTGCCCCAG
Protein-coding sequences here:
- a CDS encoding SDR family oxidoreductase → MSKTQLFDLDGKIAFVSGASRGIGEAIAKLLAQQGAHVIVSSRKLEGCQHVADAITAAGGKATAVACHIGEMEQISQVFAGIKEQFGRLDILVNNAATNPQFCNVLDTDLGAFQKTVDVNIRGYFFMSVEAGKLMRENGGGSIINVASINGISPGIFQGIYSVTKAAVINMTKVFAKECAQFGIRCNALLPGLTDTKFASALVKNDAILKQALTQIPLKRVADPSEMAGAVLYLASDASSYTTGVALNVDGGFLS
- a CDS encoding phosphotransferase family protein; its protein translation is MALTDQSTRIRAGEELDAGLIDPYLKAHIPGLTGSPRISQFPGGASNLTYLLEYPEQEFVLRRPPFGHKAKSAHDMGREFRILNQLREGFPYCPKAYVHCTDEAVIGAEFYVMERVKGIILRAELPPELGLDSAKTEALCKSFIDRFVELHRVDYNACGLGDLGKPEGYVARQIKGWSERYEKALTPDAPHWETVKAWLNDKMPADHPTSSIVHNDYRFDNVILDPDNPMQIIGVLDWELTTLGDPLMDLGNTLAYWIEAGDPAPVQLMRRQPSHAPGMLTRREFVDYYAERSGIRIDNFDFYYTYGLFRLAGIVQQIYYRFYHGQTQDKRFAQFIHMNKLLEQMSLQVIQKSSL
- a CDS encoding 2-hydroxyacid dehydrogenase, which encodes MPATVLVLVETINDYLPILEHQGFHLILAPTPAERTQAILTHGSRIDAVLTRGPLGLTGDEINALPALKIITVIGAGYEQVDLQAASNRGITVTNGAGVNASSVADHAMALLLALVRDIPRCDAAVRRGEWPKIMRPSLAGKRLGILGLGAVGMAIAKRAELGFDMQISYHNRQVRSDVPYAFCSTPTELARASDFLVVATPGGIGTQHLVTRAVLDALGPNGFIVNIARASVISTAELVSALEQRRIAGAALDVFDHEPEVPDTLKNLSNVVLTPHVAGLSPEATQGTVELVGKNLMAFFSGQPVLTPVALPPRFSNQRVH